A window of the Gorilla gorilla gorilla isolate KB3781 chromosome 8, NHGRI_mGorGor1-v2.1_pri, whole genome shotgun sequence genome harbors these coding sequences:
- the TSPAN14 gene encoding tetraspanin-14 isoform X2, translated as MHYYRYSNAKVSCWYKYLLFSYNIIFWLAGVVFLGVGLWAWSEKGVLSDLTKVTRMHGIDPVVLVLMVGVVMFTLGFAGCVGALRENICLLNFFCGTIVLIFFLELAVAVLAFLFQDWVRDRFREFFESNIKSYRDDIDLQNLIDSLQKANQCCGAYGPEDWDLNVYFNCSGASYSREKCGVPFSCCVPDPAQKVVNTQCGYDVRIQLKSKWDESIFTKGCIQALESWLPRNIYIVAGVFIAISLLQIFGIFLARTLISDIEAVKAGHHF; from the exons TTGGCTGGAGTTGTCTTCCTTGGAGTCGGGCTGTGGGCATGGAGCGAAAAG ggTGTGCTGTCCGACCTCACCAAAGTGACCCGGATGCATGGAATCGACCCTGTGGTGCTGGTCCTGATGGTGGGCGTGGTGATGTTCACCCTGGGGTTCGCCGGCTGCGTGGGGGCTCTGCGGGAGAATATCTGCTTGCTCAACTTT TTCTGTGGCACCATCGTGCTCATCTTCTTCCTGGAGCTGGCTGTGGCCGTGCTGGCCTTCCTGTTCCAGGACTGGGTGAGGGACCGGTTCCGGGAGTTCTTCGAGAGCAACATCAAGTCCTACCGGGACGATATCGACCTGCAAAACCTCATTGACTCCCTTCAGAAAGCT AACCAGTGCTGTGGCGCATATGGCCCTGAAGACTGGGACCTCAACGTCTACTTCAATTGCAGCGGTGCCAGCTACAGCCGAGAGAAGTGCGGGGTCCCCTTCTCCTGCTGCGTGCCAGATCCTGCG CAAAAAGTTGTGAACACACAGTGTGGATATGATGTCAGGATTCAG CTGAAGAGCAAGTGGGATGAGTCCATCTTCACGAAAGGCTGCATCCAGGCGCTGGAAAGCTGGCTCCCGCGGAACATTTACATTGTGGCTGGTGTCTTCATCGCCATCTCACTGTTGCAG ATATTTGGCATCTTCCTGGCAAGGACGCTGATCTCAGACATCGAGGCAGTGAAGGCCGGCCATCACTTCTGA